One window of the Allorhizobium ampelinum S4 genome contains the following:
- a CDS encoding MFS transporter, producing the protein MSALPADSPSPVPQNAASLARLRLLSVLSISQIVGWGTSFDLFGVLGRTIAADIGISNETGFLGATVMLLIMGFAGPASGRLLERHGAAKVMAAGSVVFAFGLALLSQAQGMASYFAAWFTIGIAGTLALSVACYTAVVEREGSSAKSVIGLLMIFTGLSTAIFWPLLSWLTGLLGWRDTLLIAAACHLLVLVPLHRFALPPIKARSQTAQAAADREPMPLTALQQKRAMIALAIISIGFSSVTFGVSSSLIEMLTQAGATPALALQLGSLRSVLGISARAADTLAGKRASPVTSGLVATGLIVIGFLALAFGHGSVWMLGLFIGAYGIGSGLSAISRTVLPLGFFSASRYAGISAKLALPGNISQALSPVVIAGLLDRGGLPLLLTFTLAVSALVLAALVFLAMLARGTKIIR; encoded by the coding sequence ATGTCCGCTCTCCCCGCCGATTCTCCCAGTCCCGTTCCCCAAAATGCCGCATCGCTGGCACGCTTGCGGCTGCTGAGCGTGCTGTCCATCAGCCAGATTGTCGGCTGGGGCACGAGTTTCGACCTGTTCGGCGTTCTCGGCCGCACCATCGCCGCCGATATCGGCATCAGCAACGAGACCGGCTTTCTCGGTGCCACGGTGATGCTGCTGATCATGGGTTTTGCCGGACCGGCCAGCGGCCGCCTGCTGGAAAGGCACGGGGCCGCCAAGGTCATGGCTGCGGGCTCGGTTGTGTTTGCCTTCGGCCTCGCACTGCTCTCGCAAGCCCAAGGCATGGCTTCCTATTTCGCCGCCTGGTTCACCATCGGCATTGCTGGCACCTTGGCGCTCAGCGTGGCCTGCTATACGGCAGTCGTCGAGCGAGAAGGCTCGTCGGCGAAAAGCGTGATCGGCCTGCTGATGATTTTCACCGGCCTTTCTACAGCGATTTTCTGGCCGCTGCTCAGTTGGCTGACTGGCCTGCTGGGCTGGCGCGATACCTTGCTTATTGCAGCGGCCTGCCATCTTCTGGTGCTGGTTCCCCTGCATCGCTTCGCCCTGCCGCCCATCAAAGCCCGGTCGCAAACGGCGCAAGCCGCAGCCGACCGCGAACCGATGCCGCTGACAGCACTCCAACAAAAGCGGGCGATGATCGCGCTTGCCATCATCAGCATCGGCTTCAGCAGCGTCACCTTCGGCGTCTCGTCTTCGTTGATTGAAATGCTGACGCAGGCTGGCGCCACACCGGCGCTAGCGCTGCAACTGGGGTCGCTTCGCTCGGTGCTCGGCATTTCCGCCCGCGCTGCCGATACCCTTGCCGGAAAACGCGCCTCGCCCGTCACATCAGGCCTTGTGGCAACCGGACTGATCGTCATCGGCTTCCTGGCACTCGCATTCGGCCATGGCTCCGTATGGATGCTCGGCCTGTTTATCGGTGCCTATGGCATCGGCTCCGGCCTGTCGGCCATTTCGCGCACCGTGCTGCCGCTCGGCTTCTTTTCCGCCAGCCGCTACGCCGGGATCTCAGCCAAACTGGCGCTGCCCGGTAATATCTCCCAGGCGCTGTCGCCGGTGGTGATCGCTGGTCTGCTGGATCGCGGCGGCCTGCCGCTGCTTCTGACCTTCACCCTCGCCGTCAGCGCTCTGGTGCTGGCAGCACTGGTCTTTCTGGCCATGCTGGCGCGCGGGACCAAAATCATTCGATGA
- a CDS encoding phage major tail protein, TP901-1 family, translating into MVAQRGKDLLLKIISGSDYITVAGLRSRKLAFNAETVDVTDADSAGRWRELLAGAGAKRASLSGAGLFKDQSSDELVRAAFFAGSVLSWQVVIPAFGTVTGLFQVTALDYSGEHDGELKFDIALESAGAIAFEVTS; encoded by the coding sequence ATGGTGGCCCAGAGGGGTAAGGACCTGCTGCTGAAGATTATCAGCGGCAGCGATTATATAACCGTTGCAGGACTGCGTTCGCGCAAACTGGCTTTCAATGCCGAAACCGTCGATGTGACCGATGCCGACAGCGCCGGGCGCTGGCGTGAGCTTTTGGCCGGTGCCGGTGCCAAACGCGCCTCGCTATCGGGGGCCGGGTTGTTCAAGGACCAGTCCTCCGATGAACTGGTCCGGGCGGCGTTTTTTGCCGGTTCGGTGTTGAGCTGGCAGGTGGTGATCCCGGCTTTTGGCACGGTGACTGGCCTGTTTCAGGTGACAGCGCTGGACTATTCCGGCGAGCATGACGGCGAGTTGAAATTCGACATCGCGCTGGAATCGGCAGGGGCGATTGCCTTTGAGGTGACGTCATGA
- a CDS encoding gene transfer agent family protein: MNGGTGNVSMGVRANRRRGEVEAVIDGERRILCLTLGALAELETAFAADSLADLALRFSSGKLSSRDLIRILAVGLRGGGNCCADEDVADMCVEGGLAACVAIVRELLLVTFGTADQAASTGHTSTGHAPAMEGDPARP; encoded by the coding sequence ATGAACGGGGGGACGGGGAATGTTAGTATGGGCGTGCGCGCCAACCGCAGGCGCGGCGAAGTGGAAGCGGTGATTGATGGCGAGCGGCGGATTTTATGCCTGACGCTGGGCGCGCTGGCCGAACTGGAAACCGCCTTTGCCGCCGACAGTCTGGCGGATCTTGCCCTGCGGTTTTCCAGTGGCAAGCTTTCCAGCCGCGACCTGATCCGCATTCTGGCGGTCGGTTTGCGGGGCGGCGGCAATTGTTGCGCCGATGAGGATGTCGCCGACATGTGCGTCGAGGGTGGGCTTGCGGCCTGCGTCGCCATTGTCCGCGAATTGCTGCTCGTTACGTTTGGAACTGCTGATCAGGCGGCTTCGACCGGCCACACCTCGACCGGCCACGCCCCGGCCATGGAGGGCGATCCCGCCCGCCCTTGA
- a CDS encoding rcc01693 family protein encodes MSAAAGRSDTAKPPPFPWEAVMHAGFHLLRLTPQAFWALTPREFAAMSGAFRPVATARAELARADLEALMARYPDRAFLTATY; translated from the coding sequence TTGAGTGCCGCAGCGGGTCGATCCGACACGGCAAAGCCGCCTCCCTTTCCCTGGGAGGCGGTGATGCATGCCGGATTTCACCTGCTGCGGCTGACCCCGCAGGCCTTCTGGGCGCTGACCCCGCGTGAATTCGCTGCCATGAGCGGGGCGTTTCGCCCCGTCGCCACCGCTCGCGCTGAGCTTGCCCGTGCCGACCTGGAGGCGCTGATGGCCCGCTATCCTGACCGTGCCTTCCTGACCGCAACATATTAA
- a CDS encoding phage tail tape measure protein yields the protein MADDDTLSFGIDLDASGATKTLDDLESRSKSFGSALTSALKSATSGGGDLEDTLKSLASQLSNITLSSGLQPLQSSLSSLASSATSSLSSGISSLFAFEKGGVPGSITPFASGGVVSSPTYFGMDGGNTGLMGEAGSEAILPLKRGSDGSLGVATQGGGSSGTQVNVNVTTQDASSFTKSQSQISSLLARSVKRGQRNL from the coding sequence ATGGCCGATGACGATACCCTGTCCTTCGGGATCGATCTCGATGCTTCCGGGGCGACCAAGACCCTCGACGATCTGGAAAGCCGCTCGAAAAGCTTTGGCAGCGCGCTGACATCGGCGCTGAAAAGCGCCACGAGCGGTGGCGGCGATCTGGAAGACACGCTGAAATCGCTGGCGAGCCAATTGTCCAACATCACCCTATCGTCCGGGCTGCAACCGTTGCAAAGCAGTCTGTCGTCGCTGGCCTCCAGTGCCACCTCCAGCCTGTCATCGGGGATCAGCTCGCTGTTTGCCTTTGAGAAGGGCGGCGTGCCTGGCTCGATCACGCCTTTTGCCTCTGGTGGGGTGGTGTCCAGCCCCACCTATTTCGGCATGGATGGCGGCAATACCGGGCTGATGGGCGAGGCAGGCAGCGAGGCGATCCTGCCGCTGAAACGCGGCTCGGACGGATCGCTGGGGGTTGCCACCCAGGGCGGCGGCTCCTCCGGCACGCAGGTCAATGTCAACGTCACCACCCAGGATGCGTCGAGCTTCACCAAGAGCCAGTCGCAGATTTCCAGCCTGCTGGCGCGTTCCGTCAAGCGCGGTCAGCGCAATTTGTGA
- a CDS encoding DUF2460 domain-containing protein gives MATAFHEVRFPLRVSLSTSGGPVRRTDIVNLSNGREVRNQRWANSRRSYDAGSGVKSLADLYTVLEFFEARGGQMAGFRFRDPLDSNSAGPGRAVSAEDQKIGTGDGVTASFQLVKTYGDAGGGWSRSIAKPVDGTVLISVDGVPVNGFNCDSTTGLVSFNQDFIPASGAVIRAGFQFDVPVRFDTDRIEINLEAFNAGSIPSISLTEIIP, from the coding sequence ATGGCAACCGCCTTTCACGAGGTGCGCTTTCCGCTGCGCGTGTCGCTCTCGACCAGCGGCGGGCCGGTGCGGCGCACGGATATTGTCAACCTGTCGAATGGCCGCGAAGTGCGCAACCAGCGCTGGGCCAATTCGCGCCGCAGCTATGATGCCGGGTCGGGGGTGAAATCGCTTGCCGATCTCTACACGGTGCTGGAGTTTTTCGAGGCGCGTGGCGGCCAGATGGCCGGGTTCCGGTTTCGAGATCCGCTGGATTCCAATTCCGCCGGGCCGGGGCGGGCCGTGAGTGCTGAAGACCAAAAGATCGGCACCGGCGATGGCGTGACCGCCAGCTTTCAACTGGTCAAGACCTATGGCGATGCCGGTGGCGGCTGGAGCCGCAGCATTGCCAAGCCAGTTGATGGCACCGTGCTGATTTCGGTGGATGGCGTGCCGGTCAACGGTTTCAACTGCGATAGCACCACCGGGCTAGTGTCCTTCAATCAGGATTTTATTCCTGCCTCCGGTGCCGTCATCCGGGCGGGCTTTCAATTCGATGTGCCGGTGCGTTTCGATACCGACCGGATCGAAATCAATCTCGAAGCCTTCAATGCTGGCAGCATTCCTTCGATTTCGCTGACGGAGATCATTCCATGA
- a CDS encoding DUF2163 domain-containing protein: MRTIDAALARHLAGDATTLCTCWRVTRSDGLVLGFTDHDRDLTLRGTLFHAASGFSASDGEAENSLSAPTSEVAGGFSSEVITEADLIAGRYDGARIEVYRVNWQVPDQHVLLKVQDVGEVKRQTGQFTAELRSFAAKLSQDQGRTLGRRCDASLGDSRCGIDLSIEGRTVSAVLVAMAASDRLTVSGLDAYGEDHFRYGRITVTSGAETGLTAEIETSRPGEDGTELTLWLPLEVTLSPGDALSISIGCDKRFATCRDSFANAANFRGFPHMPGSDFAYSYVSGQTTHDGSVLFE, translated from the coding sequence ATGAGGACAATTGATGCCGCTTTGGCGCGTCATCTGGCGGGCGACGCCACGACGCTGTGCACCTGCTGGCGCGTCACCCGCAGCGATGGGCTGGTTTTGGGCTTTACCGATCATGATCGGGACCTGACCCTGCGCGGTACACTGTTTCATGCCGCCAGCGGCTTTTCCGCCAGCGATGGTGAGGCAGAAAACAGCCTATCGGCGCCGACCTCCGAAGTTGCCGGTGGTTTTTCCAGCGAGGTGATTACCGAGGCCGATCTGATTGCCGGGCGCTATGACGGTGCGCGCATTGAGGTCTATCGTGTCAACTGGCAGGTGCCGGACCAGCATGTCCTACTCAAGGTGCAGGATGTTGGCGAGGTCAAGCGCCAGACGGGGCAGTTTACCGCCGAATTGCGCAGCTTTGCCGCCAAGCTCTCCCAGGATCAGGGCCGCACGCTTGGTCGCCGCTGCGATGCCAGCCTGGGCGATAGCCGCTGCGGTATCGACTTGAGCATTGAGGGCCGCACCGTCAGCGCTGTTCTGGTGGCGATGGCAGCGTCCGACCGGCTCACGGTTTCGGGGCTGGATGCCTATGGTGAAGACCATTTCCGCTATGGCCGAATCACCGTCACATCAGGGGCCGAGACCGGCCTGACCGCCGAGATTGAAACCAGCCGCCCTGGAGAAGACGGCACGGAGCTGACACTGTGGCTGCCCTTGGAGGTGACATTGTCACCGGGCGATGCACTGAGCATCAGCATCGGCTGCGACAAACGCTTCGCCACCTGCCGCGACAGCTTCGCCAACGCCGCCAACTTCCGCGGTTTCCCGCATATGCCGGGCAGCGATTTCGCCTATTCCTATGTCAGCGGCCAGACGACCCATGACGGGTCGGTGCTGTTTGAGTGA
- a CDS encoding baseplate multidomain protein megatron, with product MATLVFQAAGAAIGSIFGPVGTMLGRAVGSLAGNMVDQALINGSSTTTGSHLSSARIGGASEGTALNRAYGTVRIGGTLIWATRFEEKTTTETSGSKSTGTKTKSYDYYGNLALALCEGPVAAIRRVWADGEEVDLTEVEMRFYPGSEDQGVDPLIAAKQGEGNAPAYRGVAYVVFERLPLDDYGNRLPVLQFEVIRPLGRLESQVRAVTIIPGATEHGYATTAITEETGDGEERIINRNTLVAATDWQASLDELQAVCPNLVRAALVVSWFGTDLRADQCAIVPGVEVARRDEESRAWNVAGIGRSQARLVSQSGGGPAYGGTPSDKSVIEAIKDLNSRGIATCLYPFVMMDIPSGNGLTDPYGGTEQAAYPWRGRITCSPAPDLAGSPDGTDAVDAIIEAFMGKTTVDDFFLLGTTILYTGNKNGRDSGYRRLVLHSALLAKAAGGVDSFVIGSELKGLTTLRGADNSFPFVTALMQLAEDVRAILGSGTKLTYGADWSEYFGYHPDDGSGDVFFHLDPLWACAAIDAVGIDNYMPLSDWNDADFTADNPDGFIIADDRAAMQAQIAAGEGYDWYYPSLAARKKRERAAITDGLAGKPWVYRYKDIQSWWENHHYNRVGGVELSAPSAWMPKQKPIWFTELGCPAVERGANQPNVFPDPKSSENALPYFSSGMRSDAMQRRFLEAHLGYWQGEAAPAGMVDADHIFLWTWDSRPFPAFPYDTDLFADGDNWRSGHWLNGRLGGGTLAEVIAAILEDCGFTDYDVSAVTGDLSGYVQGDVSSARSLIEPLTEAFLIDVIEDGAVLRFRSRQAASLKAVETRVFVDTEDEPFWTETRGDSTDYAGQAVLDFYDPANDYEDASVRSRRVVGTSAKLLSSDLPAVLDEASALAVVETQLRDHRIGRRSLTLSLSPSQLALQPGDVLTLPDGPSGRFLITRIEDSSTLSLELTEVAAPVSSAITVASSGRVQSGRASDGFAPLWRLMDLPRLDDGEDGSFARAAAYASPWRKIVLSSSAETENYATRAVVEGPATLGTLSSALAAGVSGRFDRANRLSVTLSYGSFSSGSRLSVLNGDNRLVVKAANDIWEVIGFQTADEVESGVWQLSGLLRGLYGTEDAMAAGAVSGAQVVLLNSAVTALDLADSEIGLTLNWIAEAAGTSLAAKGPVSFSGGVRALTPLSPVHLRASRAPSGDIALSWVRRGRTDADNWTPSDIPLDEESERYQLDILDAGKAVLLSVTLTSAAYTYSAELQATDFGVAPSTLAIRVRQIGRHASGIAAEAQFTF from the coding sequence ATGGCAACTCTTGTTTTCCAGGCAGCCGGTGCGGCCATCGGCAGCATATTCGGGCCTGTTGGTACCATGCTGGGCCGCGCCGTAGGGTCGCTGGCCGGCAATATGGTCGATCAGGCGCTGATCAACGGCAGCTCCACCACGACAGGCTCGCATCTGTCGTCGGCGCGGATCGGCGGGGCCAGCGAAGGCACGGCGCTGAACCGGGCCTATGGCACGGTGCGCATCGGCGGCACGTTGATCTGGGCGACGCGGTTTGAGGAAAAGACCACCACCGAGACCTCCGGCAGTAAATCCACCGGCACCAAGACCAAGAGTTACGATTATTACGGCAATCTGGCGCTGGCTTTGTGCGAAGGACCGGTGGCAGCCATCCGCCGGGTCTGGGCCGATGGCGAGGAAGTGGATCTGACCGAGGTTGAGATGCGCTTTTATCCGGGCAGTGAGGATCAGGGCGTCGATCCGCTGATTGCCGCCAAACAAGGCGAGGGCAATGCGCCCGCCTATCGCGGCGTCGCCTATGTGGTGTTCGAGCGCCTGCCGCTCGACGATTACGGCAACCGTCTCCCCGTGCTGCAATTTGAGGTGATCCGTCCGCTGGGCAGGCTGGAAAGCCAGGTCAGGGCCGTCACCATCATTCCCGGTGCCACCGAGCATGGTTATGCCACGACAGCCATTACCGAGGAAACCGGCGATGGCGAAGAGCGGATCATCAACCGCAATACGCTGGTGGCCGCCACTGACTGGCAAGCCTCTCTGGATGAATTGCAGGCGGTGTGTCCCAATCTCGTCCGTGCTGCGCTTGTTGTCAGCTGGTTCGGCACCGATCTGCGGGCCGATCAATGCGCTATCGTGCCAGGGGTCGAAGTGGCGAGGCGTGACGAGGAGAGCCGCGCCTGGAATGTTGCGGGCATCGGGCGCTCACAGGCCCGGCTGGTCAGCCAGAGCGGCGGCGGCCCGGCCTATGGCGGCACGCCCAGTGATAAAAGCGTCATCGAGGCGATCAAGGATCTGAACAGCCGGGGCATTGCCACCTGCCTCTATCCTTTTGTGATGATGGATATTCCCTCCGGCAACGGACTGACTGATCCTTATGGCGGGACAGAACAGGCGGCCTATCCCTGGCGTGGTCGCATCACCTGTTCGCCGGCCCCTGATCTTGCCGGCTCGCCTGATGGGACGGACGCGGTGGACGCCATCATCGAGGCCTTCATGGGCAAGACCACGGTCGATGATTTCTTCTTGCTCGGCACCACGATCCTTTATACCGGCAACAAGAATGGCCGTGATAGTGGCTATCGGCGTCTGGTGCTGCATTCTGCGCTGCTGGCTAAAGCCGCAGGCGGGGTGGACAGTTTCGTGATCGGCTCGGAACTGAAGGGCCTGACCACCCTGCGCGGTGCGGATAACAGCTTTCCCTTCGTCACCGCCTTGATGCAATTGGCTGAGGATGTGCGCGCCATTCTGGGGAGCGGAACCAAGCTGACCTACGGGGCCGATTGGAGCGAGTATTTCGGCTATCATCCTGATGACGGGTCCGGTGATGTGTTCTTCCATCTCGATCCGCTCTGGGCCTGCGCGGCCATCGACGCTGTCGGCATCGACAATTACATGCCGCTTTCGGACTGGAACGACGCGGATTTTACTGCCGATAATCCGGATGGGTTTATCATTGCCGATGACCGTGCCGCCATGCAGGCGCAGATCGCTGCCGGGGAGGGCTATGACTGGTATTACCCAAGCCTTGCCGCCCGCAAGAAACGCGAGCGGGCCGCCATTACCGACGGGCTGGCGGGCAAGCCCTGGGTCTATCGCTATAAGGACATCCAGTCCTGGTGGGAAAACCACCATTACAACAGGGTCGGCGGTGTTGAGCTTTCCGCGCCAAGCGCCTGGATGCCGAAGCAGAAACCGATCTGGTTTACCGAATTGGGCTGCCCGGCGGTGGAGCGTGGTGCCAACCAGCCGAACGTGTTTCCCGATCCGAAATCCTCGGAAAATGCGCTTCCCTATTTCTCTTCCGGCATGCGCTCGGATGCCATGCAGCGGCGGTTTCTTGAAGCGCATCTGGGGTATTGGCAGGGAGAGGCGGCACCCGCTGGCATGGTCGATGCCGACCACATCTTTCTCTGGACCTGGGACAGCCGGCCCTTTCCGGCCTTTCCCTATGATACCGATCTGTTTGCTGATGGCGACAATTGGCGCAGCGGCCATTGGCTGAACGGCAGGCTGGGCGGCGGCACGCTGGCCGAGGTGATTGCCGCGATATTGGAAGATTGCGGCTTTACCGATTACGATGTGTCCGCCGTGACCGGTGATCTCTCTGGCTATGTGCAGGGCGATGTCTCCTCGGCCCGCAGCCTGATCGAGCCGCTGACCGAGGCTTTCCTGATCGACGTGATCGAGGATGGCGCTGTGCTGCGGTTCCGCTCACGCCAGGCGGCCAGTTTGAAGGCGGTCGAGACCCGGGTTTTCGTCGATACCGAAGACGAACCGTTCTGGACCGAGACCCGGGGTGATAGCACCGATTATGCCGGTCAGGCCGTATTGGATTTTTACGATCCCGCTAATGATTACGAGGATGCCAGCGTCCGCTCGCGCCGCGTGGTGGGGACATCCGCCAAGCTTCTGTCCAGTGATCTGCCTGCGGTGCTGGATGAGGCGAGCGCTTTGGCCGTGGTTGAAACGCAATTGCGCGATCACCGGATCGGGCGGCGCAGCCTGACCCTGTCGCTATCGCCCTCGCAGCTGGCGCTTCAGCCCGGTGACGTGCTGACCTTGCCGGACGGGCCATCCGGCCGGTTCCTGATCACCCGGATCGAAGACAGCAGCACGCTGTCGTTGGAATTGACCGAAGTGGCAGCGCCGGTGTCCAGCGCGATTACGGTTGCCAGCAGCGGGCGGGTGCAGAGCGGGCGGGCTTCGGACGGGTTTGCGCCGCTGTGGCGGCTGATGGACCTGCCACGCCTTGATGATGGCGAGGACGGCAGTTTTGCGCGCGCGGCGGCCTATGCCAGTCCCTGGCGCAAGATCGTGCTGTCGTCATCCGCCGAGACCGAGAACTATGCGACCCGCGCCGTGGTGGAAGGGCCTGCGACACTCGGCACCCTGTCATCGGCATTGGCTGCGGGTGTGTCGGGCCGGTTCGATAGGGCCAATCGTCTGAGTGTCACCCTGTCCTATGGCAGTTTTTCCTCCGGCTCGCGGCTGTCGGTGTTGAACGGCGACAATCGGCTGGTGGTCAAGGCGGCCAACGATATCTGGGAGGTGATCGGTTTCCAGACGGCGGACGAGGTGGAAAGTGGCGTCTGGCAATTGTCCGGCCTGTTGCGCGGCCTCTATGGCACGGAGGACGCCATGGCCGCAGGCGCGGTCTCCGGCGCGCAGGTGGTTCTGCTCAACAGTGCGGTGACTGCGCTTGACCTTGCCGATAGCGAAATCGGCCTGACGCTGAACTGGATCGCCGAGGCCGCAGGCACCAGCCTTGCGGCCAAGGGACCGGTCAGCTTTTCCGGTGGCGTGCGGGCGCTGACCCCGCTTTCCCCGGTGCATCTGCGCGCCAGCCGCGCGCCCAGCGGCGATATTGCGCTGAGCTGGGTCCGGCGCGGCCGCACCGATGCGGATAATTGGACGCCATCCGATATTCCGCTCGATGAGGAAAGCGAACGCTACCAACTCGATATTCTCGACGCTGGAAAGGCGGTGCTGCTCAGCGTCACCCTGACATCTGCGGCCTACACCTACAGCGCCGAGTTGCAGGCCACAGACTTTGGCGTGGCACCCTCGACGCTTGCCATCCGGGTCCGCCAGATTGGCCGTCATGCCAGCGGCATAGCGGCTGAAGCACAGTTCACTTTCTGA
- a CDS encoding response regulator transcription factor, with translation MRILVVEDDVNLNRQLVEALQEAGYVVDQAMDGEEGHYLGDTEPYDAVILDIGLPTMDGITVLEKWRSAGRAMPVLILTARDRWSDKVSGIDAGADDYVTKPFHVEEVLARIRALIRRAAGHASSEIACGPVRLDTKSSKVTVSGKALKLTSHEFRLLSYLMHHMGEVVSRTELVEHMYDQDFDRDSNTIEVFVGRLRKKIGLDMIETVRGLGYRIKAPDSVEG, from the coding sequence ATGCGCATTCTCGTCGTCGAGGACGATGTCAACCTGAACCGCCAGCTGGTCGAGGCGCTTCAGGAGGCAGGCTATGTGGTCGACCAGGCTATGGATGGCGAGGAAGGTCATTATCTCGGTGATACCGAGCCCTATGACGCCGTGATCCTCGATATCGGTCTGCCGACCATGGACGGCATTACGGTTCTGGAAAAATGGCGCTCTGCCGGACGTGCCATGCCGGTGCTGATCCTGACCGCCCGCGACCGCTGGAGCGACAAGGTATCCGGTATCGACGCTGGTGCCGACGACTATGTCACTAAGCCTTTCCACGTCGAAGAGGTGCTGGCGCGCATCCGGGCGCTGATTCGCCGCGCCGCCGGCCATGCCTCGTCGGAAATCGCCTGCGGGCCGGTGCGGCTCGACACCAAGAGTTCCAAGGTCACCGTTTCGGGCAAGGCGCTGAAACTCACTTCCCATGAATTCCGGCTGCTGTCTTATCTCATGCATCACATGGGGGAGGTCGTGTCGCGCACCGAACTGGTCGAGCATATGTATGACCAGGATTTCGACCGCGATTCCAACACGATCGAAGTGTTTGTCGGGCGGCTGCGCAAGAAGATCGGGCTGGACATGATCGAGACCGTGCGCGGTCTAGGCTACCGGATCAAAGCGCCTGACAGCGTCGAGGGCTAG
- a CDS encoding sensor histidine kinase — translation MFRVNSLTLRVLLSATLWYIIALVTMAVVISALYRQGAERSFNDLLRAQLYNVVNSVTVGDGESLSGSPALGDLRFSQPGTGWYWLVEPLGSFNAAPLASTSLGLTNLPVPSFEESPFDQNYERFYGMTDSFGNRLRIAETEVILDESGRAARFRVSGNLKVVEDEITGFSHRLYAVLAMFGVGGLLVNAVTIIFGLKPLDRARRALERIRGGEAERIEGEFPREIEPLANEINALIDSNHRIVERARMQVGNLAHSLKTPIAVLLNEARVLDPPHGEVIKAQASAMQSQVGTYLNRARIAAQRESVLSRAEVEPVLERLVRVMRKLNPDKQFEVHLESQASGQGLVLAMESQDLEEILGNLLENAARHSETTVTVTARIAPTGEVGLDPGRRAWLEIIVEDDGPGLDPDQIGEALKRGRRLDESKPGTGLGLSIVKEITSEYQGKLGLSRGVNGGLLARLVLPALSRDGA, via the coding sequence GTGTTCCGGGTCAACTCTCTCACCCTTCGCGTCCTGCTGTCAGCCACTCTCTGGTATATCATCGCGCTGGTCACCATGGCTGTGGTGATTTCGGCGCTCTATCGGCAGGGGGCAGAGCGCTCCTTCAACGATCTGTTGCGCGCCCAGCTCTATAATGTCGTCAATTCCGTCACGGTGGGCGATGGTGAAAGCCTGTCTGGCAGTCCGGCGCTCGGTGATCTCAGGTTTTCGCAACCCGGAACCGGCTGGTACTGGCTGGTTGAGCCGCTCGGCTCCTTCAATGCCGCGCCGCTGGCCTCCACCTCATTGGGGTTGACCAATCTGCCGGTGCCAAGCTTTGAGGAAAGCCCCTTCGACCAGAATTACGAGCGGTTTTACGGCATGACAGACAGTTTCGGCAACCGGCTGCGGATCGCCGAGACCGAGGTTATCCTGGATGAATCTGGCCGTGCGGCGCGGTTCCGGGTATCGGGCAATCTGAAAGTGGTGGAAGACGAAATTACCGGATTTTCCCACCGGCTTTACGCCGTTCTGGCGATGTTCGGGGTCGGCGGCCTGCTGGTCAATGCCGTTACTATTATCTTCGGCCTGAAGCCGCTGGATCGGGCGCGTCGGGCGCTGGAGCGCATCAGGGGCGGCGAGGCTGAGCGGATCGAGGGAGAGTTCCCCCGCGAAATCGAGCCATTGGCCAATGAGATCAACGCCTTGATCGATAGCAACCACCGCATTGTCGAGCGCGCCCGCATGCAGGTCGGCAATCTCGCCCATTCGTTGAAAACTCCTATTGCCGTGCTGCTCAACGAGGCGCGGGTGCTTGATCCGCCGCATGGCGAGGTCATCAAGGCCCAGGCGTCTGCCATGCAGAGCCAGGTCGGCACCTATCTCAACCGCGCCCGCATCGCTGCCCAGCGCGAATCGGTGCTATCACGGGCTGAAGTGGAACCGGTTCTGGAGCGTCTGGTACGGGTGATGCGCAAGCTGAACCCGGACAAGCAGTTCGAGGTTCACCTGGAGAGCCAAGCCTCGGGGCAAGGCCTGGTTCTGGCGATGGAAAGCCAGGATCTCGAGGAAATCCTTGGCAATCTCCTGGAAAATGCTGCCCGGCACTCAGAAACCACTGTTACCGTGACGGCCCGGATCGCGCCGACCGGCGAGGTTGGGCTCGATCCGGGTCGTAGGGCCTGGCTGGAAATCATCGTCGAGGATGACGGCCCGGGCCTTGACCCGGACCAGATCGGCGAGGCGCTGAAGCGCGGTCGCCGGCTGGACGAAAGCAAGCCCGGGACCGGGCTAGGCCTGTCGATTGTCAAGGAAATAACCTCGGAATACCAGGGCAAGCTTGGCCTATCGCGCGGCGTCAACGGGGGGCTGCTGGCCAGGCTGGTTTTACCGGCCCTGTCGCGGGACGGGGCGTGA